One segment of Deltaproteobacteria bacterium DNA contains the following:
- a CDS encoding ATP-binding protein gives MFGRWVAPRWQKKFGAPYVHLVFGARQTGKSTLLRALLPDAAVWLDFSRPAERAEYLRNPDRLVQQCRALPRSARRATVVVDEAQNVPAIFDAVQHLYDSDQRRWRFVLCGSSARKLRVTGANLLPGRSFLHHLYPLLLVERPPARAPEARPQPPGPLPMPAPGPVREPWFAEAELFERLLFGELPVVATAARSQRAELLRAYTVVYLEEELRREALVKNWPAFARFLQLAAAEAGQMINYAGVSREAGVSLPTVKSYYQLLEDMFLGFRVTAFSGSPRKSLLSTERFYFFDVGVRNAAAELPLETAAVQANPGPVFEQWVGIELWKRLRYLGSGKLHYLRTKAGAEVDFIIAHRGRLTPVEVKWTEHPALADARHLLAFLREHPRHARHGYLICRCRTPLALSSRVTALPWSCV, from the coding sequence ATGTTTGGTCGCTGGGTAGCGCCGCGCTGGCAGAAGAAGTTCGGCGCCCCGTACGTGCATCTCGTCTTTGGTGCGCGGCAGACCGGCAAGTCCACGCTGTTGCGGGCGCTGTTGCCGGATGCGGCCGTCTGGCTCGACTTCTCCCGCCCCGCCGAGCGGGCGGAGTACTTGCGCAATCCCGATCGTCTCGTGCAGCAGTGCCGCGCGCTGCCGCGCTCGGCGCGGCGGGCGACGGTGGTGGTCGACGAAGCGCAGAACGTACCGGCGATCTTCGATGCCGTGCAGCATCTCTATGATTCGGACCAGCGTCGCTGGCGCTTCGTGTTATGCGGCAGCTCCGCCCGCAAGCTGCGAGTGACTGGCGCCAATCTGCTGCCGGGCCGCAGTTTCTTGCACCATCTGTATCCCCTCCTGCTGGTGGAACGGCCGCCGGCAAGGGCGCCGGAGGCACGGCCGCAGCCACCGGGCCCCTTACCGATGCCGGCGCCCGGTCCGGTACGTGAGCCGTGGTTTGCGGAGGCGGAGTTGTTCGAGCGGTTGCTCTTCGGCGAGCTCCCCGTCGTGGCGACCGCCGCGCGCTCCCAGCGTGCCGAGCTCCTCCGTGCCTACACGGTGGTCTATCTGGAAGAGGAACTCCGCCGTGAGGCGCTGGTGAAGAACTGGCCGGCGTTCGCCCGGTTTCTGCAACTGGCCGCGGCCGAGGCTGGTCAGATGATCAACTACGCCGGCGTCTCTCGTGAGGCCGGGGTGAGTCTGCCGACCGTGAAGAGCTACTATCAGTTGCTGGAAGACATGTTTCTCGGGTTTCGGGTGACGGCGTTCTCGGGCAGCCCGCGCAAGAGCCTGTTGTCGACGGAGCGCTTCTATTTCTTCGACGTCGGGGTGCGCAACGCGGCTGCTGAGCTGCCGCTGGAGACCGCGGCGGTGCAGGCCAACCCCGGTCCCGTGTTCGAGCAATGGGTGGGGATCGAGTTGTGGAAACGCCTGCGGTATCTCGGCTCGGGCAAGCTCCATTACTTGCGCACCAAGGCCGGCGCGGAGGTGGATTTCATCATTGCCCACCGGGGCCGCCTCACCCCCGTCGAGGTCAAATGGACGGAGCACCCGGCGCTGGCGGACGCGCGGCATCTGCTGGCGTTCTTGCGTGAACACCCGCGCCACGCCCGGCACGGCTATCTGATCTGTCGCTGTCGCACTCCGCTGGCGCTGAGCAGCCGCGTGACCGCGCTGCCATGGTCGTGCGTGTGA
- the rnhA gene encoding ribonuclease HI, whose translation MSEQPIVVFTDGAAKGNPGPGGWGVVIATPSGQVTELGGGAANTTNNQMELTAAIAALRRLRRTPGALAIHTDSTYLINGIREWIRAWRKRGWKTAEGNDVLNRELWEALASLVAARGKGGITWHYVRGHFGIPGNERVDEIANAYARKRHVDLYHGPLLRYPLPIFDVPEDTGVPRRAAGAATSSTGKVAAHSYLSVVDGKAMRHASWADCERRVKGRSGAKFKKAMSAADEAAILRAWGYGTEDL comes from the coding sequence ATGAGCGAGCAACCGATCGTGGTGTTCACCGACGGCGCCGCCAAGGGCAATCCCGGGCCCGGCGGTTGGGGGGTGGTCATCGCCACCCCCAGCGGCCAGGTCACCGAGCTCGGAGGTGGCGCTGCGAACACGACGAACAATCAGATGGAACTGACCGCGGCCATCGCCGCGCTGCGGCGCCTGCGCCGCACGCCGGGCGCGCTGGCGATCCACACCGACTCCACGTACCTCATCAACGGTATCCGCGAGTGGATCCGGGCGTGGCGCAAGCGCGGCTGGAAGACGGCCGAGGGCAACGATGTACTCAACCGCGAGCTGTGGGAGGCGTTAGCGAGCCTGGTCGCCGCGCGCGGCAAAGGCGGCATCACGTGGCACTACGTCCGCGGCCACTTCGGCATCCCGGGCAACGAGCGGGTCGACGAGATCGCCAACGCCTACGCCCGCAAACGCCACGTCGATCTCTACCACGGCCCACTGCTGCGCTACCCGCTGCCGATCTTTGATGTTCCCGAAGACACCGGCGTGCCTCGGCGCGCAGCCGGCGCGGCAACGAGCAGCACCGGCAAGGTTGCGGCGCACTCGTATCTGAGCGTCGTCGACGGCAAAGCTATGCGTCACGCGAGCTGGGCCGACTGCGAGCGTCGCGTGAAAGGCCGTTCCGGCGCGAAGTTCAAGAAGGCAATGAGCGCGGCCGACGAGGCGGCGATCCTGCGCGCGTGGGGATATGGGACGGAGGACCTGTGA
- a CDS encoding GMC family oxidoreductase encodes MKTEQVKKQTEVVVVGSGPGGATAARQLARAGKKVILLERGQDYRRKAYYGTYVGALTYADRHTLLFTKEGLNVIRPLMLGGATSMYCGSAARPPAWVKERYGIDLDAYIDETIAEIGIAPLAPAERGKASTRIAEAALALGYQWEPLMKFIRPARSSHFSCGAKCMLGCRCGAKWNAAEWVDQAVAAGCELMTEARVDDLIIEGGQVGGVRGKLAGQPFEVAAEVVVLAAGGIGTPLILQRAGFFEAGRGLAMDTTVMVCGLSQDQGIGEEPPMTWGYTNDEVGYMLSTLIDPWLLFPMMAVLKSPRHLFKWPAWSRALGVMIKIKDEVSGGVTLDGDISKPMTERDQFRLNHGAIVAHRILARAGADPDSIFITPLRGTHPSATVRIGELLDEHLQTKVENLYVCDASTFPEALDRPTVLTIIGLAKRLAAHLLARGNTLRNSGTAAAPT; translated from the coding sequence ATGAAAACCGAGCAAGTCAAGAAACAAACTGAAGTGGTCGTGGTCGGTTCCGGGCCGGGTGGGGCCACCGCCGCGCGCCAGCTGGCGCGCGCCGGCAAGAAGGTCATTCTGCTCGAACGCGGGCAGGATTACCGCCGCAAAGCATACTACGGCACTTATGTTGGCGCGCTTACCTACGCCGATCGCCACACCTTGCTGTTCACCAAAGAAGGGTTGAACGTCATCCGGCCATTGATGCTGGGCGGCGCCACCAGCATGTACTGCGGTTCGGCGGCTCGGCCGCCGGCATGGGTGAAGGAGCGCTACGGCATCGATTTGGATGCGTACATCGACGAGACCATTGCCGAAATCGGGATCGCGCCCCTAGCGCCGGCCGAGCGCGGCAAGGCCTCGACCCGGATTGCCGAGGCGGCGCTCGCGCTCGGGTATCAGTGGGAGCCGCTGATGAAGTTCATTCGCCCGGCGCGCAGCTCACATTTCAGTTGCGGGGCGAAGTGCATGCTGGGCTGCCGCTGCGGCGCTAAGTGGAACGCGGCGGAGTGGGTCGATCAAGCGGTGGCGGCCGGCTGCGAGCTGATGACCGAAGCGCGCGTGGACGATCTGATCATCGAAGGCGGCCAGGTCGGCGGGGTGCGCGGGAAGTTGGCCGGCCAGCCGTTCGAGGTTGCAGCCGAGGTGGTGGTGCTCGCCGCCGGCGGCATCGGCACGCCGCTAATCTTGCAGCGCGCCGGCTTCTTCGAGGCCGGGCGCGGCCTGGCGATGGACACCACGGTGATGGTCTGCGGCTTGTCGCAAGACCAGGGCATCGGCGAGGAGCCGCCGATGACGTGGGGGTACACCAACGACGAGGTCGGCTACATGCTCAGCACCTTGATCGATCCGTGGCTGTTGTTCCCGATGATGGCGGTGCTCAAGAGTCCGCGCCACCTCTTCAAGTGGCCGGCGTGGAGCCGCGCACTGGGCGTGATGATCAAGATCAAGGACGAAGTTTCCGGCGGCGTCACGCTCGACGGCGATATCTCCAAGCCGATGACGGAGCGCGATCAGTTCCGGCTGAACCACGGCGCCATCGTGGCGCACCGGATTCTGGCGCGCGCGGGCGCCGACCCCGACTCCATCTTCATCACCCCGCTGCGCGGTACCCACCCCAGCGCCACCGTGCGCATCGGCGAACTGCTCGACGAGCACTTGCAGACCAAGGTCGAGAACCTCTACGTCTGTGATGCCAGCACCTTCCCGGAGGCGCTCGACCGGCCCACCGTGCTCACCATCATCGGACTGGCTAAACGACTGGCGGCCCACCTGCTGGCGCGCGGCAACACGCTGAGAAACTCCGGCACGGCCGCCGCGCCCACCTAG
- a CDS encoding Gfo/Idh/MocA family oxidoreductase — protein sequence MADVGIGVVGLGYWGEKLLRTFGRTPGLRVVAVCDGDAARLQAAGVGARVFTDTAALCADPAVTAVAVATPPSTHFDLARLALRAGKHCWVEKPLALRAQEARELVALARANALTLFVDETFLYDPLVQTAKQWIDSGRLGRLYHLSFERLGMGRIRRDSNVWWNSAPHDLAILRYLAPAEVDSIRVEQFTYLQPNLADMAVATVRLSDGVSAHVYLSWLSPVKAASVVVVGSQGMLQFEGRFGQRKLTFFDYTVTDPATVLDNVVPIPRFEPAEVVPGGNEEPLALAAQAFVGSIGSGVAAPSAGVYSARVVELLEAAEA from the coding sequence GTGGCAGACGTTGGCATTGGAGTGGTTGGCCTGGGCTACTGGGGCGAAAAGCTGTTGCGCACCTTCGGGCGCACGCCGGGGTTGCGGGTGGTGGCGGTGTGCGACGGCGACGCGGCGCGACTGCAGGCCGCCGGCGTCGGCGCGCGGGTGTTCACCGACACCGCCGCCCTGTGCGCCGATCCGGCGGTGACGGCCGTGGCCGTGGCGACGCCGCCGTCGACCCACTTCGATTTGGCGCGCCTGGCGTTGCGCGCCGGCAAGCACTGCTGGGTGGAGAAGCCGCTGGCGTTGCGTGCCCAGGAGGCGCGCGAGCTGGTGGCGCTGGCCCGCGCCAATGCGCTCACGCTCTTCGTTGACGAGACGTTTCTCTACGACCCGCTGGTACAAACGGCCAAGCAATGGATCGACAGCGGCCGCTTGGGCCGCCTTTATCACTTGTCGTTTGAGCGGCTGGGCATGGGCCGGATTCGGCGCGACTCCAACGTGTGGTGGAACTCGGCGCCCCACGATCTTGCCATCCTGCGCTACCTGGCGCCGGCGGAGGTGGACTCGATCCGCGTCGAGCAGTTCACCTATCTTCAACCCAATCTAGCCGATATGGCCGTGGCCACGGTACGTCTGAGCGACGGCGTATCGGCGCACGTTTACCTCAGCTGGCTCTCGCCCGTGAAAGCCGCCAGCGTGGTGGTGGTGGGTTCGCAAGGCATGCTGCAGTTCGAGGGCCGCTTCGGCCAGCGCAAACTCACCTTCTTCGATTACACCGTCACCGACCCCGCCACAGTGCTGGACAACGTCGTGCCCATCCCGCGCTTCGAGCCGGCGGAGGTCGTCCCGGGCGGTAACGAGGAGCCGTTGGCGCTGGCAGCGCAAGCCTTCGTTGGATCGATCGGCTCGGGCGTGGCGGCGCCGAGTGCCGGTGTGTACTCGGCGCGGGTGGTGGAGCTGCTGGAAGCAGCCGAGGCATAA
- a CDS encoding glycosyltransferase family 2 protein has product MRSALRNVESAPPALSVVVPVYNEAGNAGALCQEIGSVVQALAPEFEIIFVNDGSRDATLAELRALAAAEPRLRIVDLDGNFGEAAALSAGFHAARGNYVVTLDGDGQNDPHDIPQLLETLHARGVRVVSGWRQRRQESTLLRVLPSRIANALISAVTRLPVHDNGCGLKVYERALLAGIQLPKGIHRFLPAILGVRPHQVAEVAVNDRRRQHGESHYGISRTLIVARDVLAIRFMIANPSLFAPIFAGLTVLAGAAVLAALASGAVLAAMIALLTDAGAAMVWWNLHRFNRAQRDGVYRVRCEYRGTGCDRPAAGEGQTGQPRDRAAAGA; this is encoded by the coding sequence ATGAGATCAGCGCTACGCAACGTCGAGTCGGCGCCACCCGCGTTGTCGGTGGTGGTGCCGGTGTACAATGAGGCCGGCAACGCCGGCGCGCTGTGTCAGGAGATTGGTTCGGTGGTACAAGCGCTGGCGCCGGAGTTCGAGATCATCTTCGTCAATGACGGCAGCCGCGACGCCACCTTGGCTGAGCTACGCGCGCTGGCAGCCGCGGAGCCGCGCCTGCGCATCGTCGACCTCGACGGCAACTTCGGCGAGGCGGCGGCGCTGTCGGCGGGCTTCCACGCCGCCCGCGGCAACTACGTGGTGACGCTCGACGGCGACGGGCAGAACGACCCGCACGACATCCCACAGCTGCTCGAGACGCTGCACGCCCGTGGTGTGCGCGTGGTCTCGGGCTGGCGACAGCGGCGCCAGGAGAGCACCTTGCTGCGCGTGCTGCCGTCACGCATCGCCAACGCCCTGATCTCGGCCGTAACCCGGCTGCCGGTGCACGACAACGGCTGTGGGCTGAAGGTGTACGAGCGCGCGCTGCTCGCCGGCATTCAGCTGCCCAAGGGGATTCACCGCTTCTTGCCGGCAATTCTCGGGGTGCGGCCACACCAAGTGGCCGAGGTGGCGGTGAATGACCGCCGCCGCCAGCACGGCGAGTCACACTACGGCATCAGCCGCACGCTGATTGTCGCGCGCGACGTGCTGGCGATTCGCTTCATGATCGCCAACCCGAGCCTGTTCGCGCCGATCTTCGCCGGGCTGACCGTGCTGGCCGGTGCGGCGGTGCTCGCCGCGCTGGCATCCGGCGCCGTGTTGGCGGCGATGATCGCGCTGCTCACCGACGCTGGCGCCGCCATGGTGTGGTGGAACCTGCACCGCTTCAACCGGGCCCAACGCGACGGCGTCTATCGCGTCCGTTGCGAGTACCGGGGCACTGGTTGCGATCGACCGGCGGCTGGGGAAGGCCAAACCGGGCAACCCCGCGACCGCGCGGCGGCCGGGGCCTAG
- a CDS encoding DegT/DnrJ/EryC1/StrS family aminotransferase translates to MTTTIPLLDLKRERAAIAAEVSRCWSDTLAEMHLLKGPNTTAFEQEIAAYIGVPHAVGASSGTDALALGLWALGVGAGTEVILHANGFCADVEAIRMTGAQPVLVDVEDNGLGPDLAQVERAITPRTRALMVVHMYGSPLQLEPVLELARAHNLAVVEDASHAHGAARDGRKVGSFGAVGCFSAGVVKNLGAYGDAGFITTADAELAKRVRLFQTHGQERKSHHVVYGGNYRLDEIQAAVLRIKLRSLEARNQRRREIAAGYSRHFAPLGVGVPLEGPGEVHVYHQYVIRTPRRDALAAHLKAAGIETGIHYPEPLHRQVAWLRDYGEGPALARAERLAQEILSLPVFPDLSDAEVQRVIDAVAGFFRR, encoded by the coding sequence ATGACAACAACCATCCCCTTACTCGACCTCAAGCGCGAGCGCGCGGCCATCGCCGCCGAGGTGTCGCGCTGTTGGAGTGATACCCTCGCCGAGATGCATCTACTCAAGGGCCCTAACACCACCGCTTTCGAGCAGGAAATCGCCGCCTATATCGGCGTACCTCACGCCGTCGGCGCTTCCTCCGGAACCGATGCGCTGGCGCTGGGCTTGTGGGCGCTCGGCGTCGGTGCGGGCACCGAGGTGATCCTGCACGCCAACGGCTTTTGTGCCGACGTCGAGGCCATCCGTATGACCGGGGCCCAGCCGGTGCTGGTGGATGTGGAGGATAACGGTTTGGGCCCCGACTTGGCCCAGGTCGAGCGGGCGATCACGCCGCGCACGCGAGCGCTGATGGTGGTGCACATGTACGGTAGCCCGCTGCAGCTGGAGCCGGTGTTAGAGTTGGCGCGCGCCCACAACCTGGCCGTCGTAGAAGACGCTTCCCATGCTCACGGCGCCGCGCGCGATGGCCGCAAAGTCGGCAGCTTCGGTGCCGTCGGCTGCTTCAGTGCCGGGGTGGTCAAGAATCTCGGCGCCTACGGCGACGCCGGCTTCATCACCACCGCGGATGCCGAGCTCGCCAAGCGGGTGCGGCTGTTCCAAACCCACGGGCAGGAGCGCAAGAGCCATCACGTGGTCTACGGCGGCAACTACCGGCTCGACGAGATTCAGGCGGCGGTGCTGCGCATCAAGCTGCGCTCGCTCGAGGCCCGCAACCAGCGCCGGCGCGAGATCGCCGCCGGCTACAGCCGGCACTTCGCCCCGCTCGGTGTCGGCGTACCGCTCGAAGGCCCCGGCGAAGTACATGTCTACCATCAGTACGTGATCCGCACGCCGCGGCGCGACGCACTGGCGGCGCACCTCAAAGCGGCCGGCATCGAGACCGGCATCCACTACCCCGAGCCTTTGCACCGCCAGGTGGCGTGGCTGCGCGACTACGGCGAAGGCCCGGCCTTAGCGCGGGCCGAGCGGCTGGCCCAGGAAATCTTGTCACTGCCGGTGTTCCCGGACCTCAGCGATGCCGAAGTGCAGCGCGTGATCGACGCCGTTGCCGGGTTCTTCCGCCGATGA
- a CDS encoding glycosyltransferase family 39 protein, whose protein sequence is MNSEEPIAAAAEISPEPVPHRRLPLLAGALVLVVLWGGLQLWGLGRTPFHTHGEAREALVVWQMTHGGGWILPRRDGPTGIELPSKPPLFHWLAALTALVHGGTAEGSIRLPSAALSLGGVLATYAAGVALWGLPAGMFGAVITMTSFEWQRAATSARVDMALTFGLLGALFSYLFFVRSQGHRRWLVPFYGAMAFATLAKGPVGVALPALVIAASCAVRRDTTPLRQLRLGRGLLAVAVITGLWYLLALIIGGFDFFGKQVLNENLFRMFDATEYEGGHRHGPLYLLGGLAAGFLPWTLFLPGAAVGLWRARRELMAGDWRGYLLLWVAAVFGLYALAVSKRSVYLLALYPALGLLLGQWWASALSTTVGDLEPAWWRAVLRLVALLVAALMLVLMAVTGIEALGLRLVETAGAGWAGEAALYSRWVGEVLHAQPAGILALLAAAAVSLWGLALALRRPGRWALAFAAMVGAACAGSVLTQQIVLPQIAAHKTYRDFMTAVRQVVGQEPIAFHRTFEYVAVFYWGGHLASYQGELTDAAPRYLLMARADWEQLAAPQRGRFERVELPAGLEDGNRRRLLLLRRHDG, encoded by the coding sequence ATGAACAGCGAAGAACCGATCGCGGCAGCAGCGGAGATCTCCCCGGAGCCGGTGCCGCACCGGCGGCTGCCGTTGCTCGCCGGCGCGCTGGTGCTGGTTGTGCTCTGGGGCGGGTTGCAGTTGTGGGGTCTGGGCCGGACGCCGTTTCACACCCACGGCGAAGCGCGCGAGGCGCTGGTGGTCTGGCAGATGACCCACGGCGGCGGCTGGATTCTGCCTCGGCGCGACGGGCCGACCGGCATCGAGCTGCCGTCGAAGCCGCCGCTGTTTCATTGGCTAGCAGCGCTGACCGCGCTGGTGCACGGCGGCACCGCCGAGGGCAGCATTCGACTGCCCTCGGCGGCGCTCTCGTTGGGCGGCGTACTGGCCACCTACGCGGCCGGCGTCGCGCTGTGGGGGTTGCCAGCCGGCATGTTCGGCGCGGTGATCACGATGACCAGCTTCGAGTGGCAGCGCGCCGCCACCAGCGCGCGGGTCGACATGGCGCTCACGTTCGGGCTGCTGGGCGCCTTGTTCTCGTACCTGTTCTTCGTTCGTAGTCAGGGCCACCGGCGCTGGCTGGTGCCGTTCTACGGCGCGATGGCGTTCGCCACCTTGGCCAAAGGGCCGGTGGGAGTTGCGCTGCCGGCGCTGGTGATCGCGGCCAGCTGCGCCGTACGGCGAGACACTACACCGCTGCGGCAGCTGCGGCTGGGGCGTGGCCTGCTGGCCGTCGCCGTGATCACCGGGCTCTGGTACCTGCTGGCGTTGATCATTGGTGGCTTCGACTTCTTCGGCAAACAGGTCTTGAACGAAAACCTGTTCCGGATGTTCGACGCGACCGAGTACGAAGGCGGGCACCGCCATGGGCCGCTGTACCTGCTCGGCGGCTTGGCGGCCGGATTCCTGCCGTGGACGCTGTTCCTGCCCGGCGCGGCGGTGGGCTTGTGGCGCGCCCGGCGCGAGCTGATGGCCGGTGATTGGCGCGGGTATCTGCTGCTGTGGGTCGCCGCGGTGTTCGGGCTCTACGCCCTCGCGGTGAGCAAGCGCAGCGTGTACCTGCTCGCGCTCTATCCGGCGTTGGGCCTGTTACTCGGCCAGTGGTGGGCAAGCGCCCTGAGCACTACGGTGGGCGATTTGGAGCCGGCTTGGTGGCGAGCGGTGCTGCGGCTCGTCGCGCTGTTAGTGGCGGCGCTGATGCTCGTGCTGATGGCAGTGACTGGAATCGAAGCGCTGGGGCTGCGGCTGGTGGAAACGGCCGGCGCTGGCTGGGCCGGCGAGGCGGCCCTGTACAGCCGCTGGGTTGGCGAGGTGCTGCACGCGCAGCCAGCCGGCATTCTCGCATTGCTGGCGGCTGCCGCCGTATCGTTGTGGGGCTTGGCCTTGGCGTTGCGCCGGCCCGGCCGCTGGGCGCTGGCCTTTGCCGCGATGGTGGGCGCAGCCTGCGCCGGTTCGGTGCTGACCCAACAGATCGTGTTGCCGCAGATCGCCGCGCACAAGACCTATCGCGACTTCATGACCGCGGTCAGGCAAGTGGTCGGGCAAGAGCCGATCGCTTTCCACCGTACCTTCGAGTATGTGGCGGTCTTCTACTGGGGCGGCCATCTCGCCAGCTACCAAGGCGAGCTGACGGACGCCGCCCCCCGTTACTTGCTGATGGCGCGCGCCGATTGGGAGCAACTGGCAGCGCCGCAGCGCGGGCGCTTCGAGCGGGTGGAGCTGCCCGCTGGGTTGGAGGACGGCAACCGGCGCCGTCTGCTCTTGCTGCGCCGGCACGACGGCTAG